In Parasegetibacter sp. NRK P23, a single genomic region encodes these proteins:
- a CDS encoding RNA methyltransferase, which translates to MRKLSMDELGRKTVQEFRLSEKTPLVLVLDNVRSMHNVGSIFRTADAFLLESIVLCGYTPQPPHRDIHKTALGATETVQWRYAASLKEAVEELINNGYKVWAIEQAEGSRMLNEFEPEAGEKLALILGNEVEGVQASVLPLCEGCIEVPQLGMKHSLNVSVTAGIVAWDLFSKIRSNA; encoded by the coding sequence ATGCGAAAATTGAGTATGGATGAACTGGGGCGTAAAACCGTCCAGGAATTCCGTCTTTCCGAAAAAACACCGTTGGTATTGGTGCTCGACAATGTGCGGAGTATGCACAACGTGGGCAGCATATTCAGAACGGCCGATGCCTTCCTGCTGGAAAGTATCGTACTGTGCGGCTACACGCCGCAGCCACCGCACCGCGATATCCATAAAACCGCCTTGGGCGCCACGGAAACCGTGCAATGGCGTTATGCCGCTTCATTAAAAGAGGCAGTGGAAGAACTGATTAATAACGGCTATAAAGTTTGGGCGATAGAACAGGCGGAAGGCAGTAGGATGCTGAATGAATTTGAACCGGAAGCAGGAGAGAAGCTGGCCCTGATACTGGGCAATGAAGTGGAGGGCGTTCAGGCTTCCGTATTACCTTTGTGCGAAGGCTGTATTGAAGTGCCGCAGCTGGGTATGAAACATTCCCTCAATGTTTCGGTTACAGCGGGCATCGTGGCATGGGATCTTTTTTCAAAAATCAGGAGCAATGCGTAG
- a CDS encoding NRAMP family divalent metal transporter codes for MTIKKTTPFWGAAFLMATSAIGPGFITQTTLFTKELLTSFGFVILVSVLLDIVAQLNIWRIVTVAEQKAPDIVNRVLPGMGTVLSILIVAGGLVFNIGNFAGTGMGLEALAGIPVKTGVLISAVIATIIFSLKDASKALDWFTKILGVTMIGMMIFVLSGVSIPGTAVLKGFVLPEQTSARAIVTLVGGTVGGYISFAGAHRLLEAGVKGVSAVPEVTRSSVRGILLATVMRCLLYLVALGVVLAGANLEGGANPAAMVFQFAMGDAGRMIFGFILWAAAITSVVGCAYTSISFLRSVHPVIDKSYRTITLVFIWLSALAFIFIGNPVQVLVWAGTMNGFILPVAVALLLIGVHQGKVLPANYKYPNWLLYAGWTLVAFLTWMIIQILAG; via the coding sequence ATGACAATAAAAAAAACAACGCCGTTCTGGGGTGCGGCATTTCTTATGGCCACTTCGGCCATTGGTCCGGGTTTCATTACCCAAACCACCCTTTTTACCAAAGAACTGCTCACCTCATTTGGGTTCGTGATACTTGTTTCGGTGCTGCTGGACATTGTGGCGCAACTGAACATCTGGCGCATCGTTACTGTGGCCGAACAAAAGGCGCCAGATATCGTGAACAGGGTTTTGCCCGGTATGGGCACTGTTTTATCGATACTGATCGTGGCCGGTGGACTGGTTTTCAACATCGGGAACTTCGCGGGAACGGGGATGGGATTAGAGGCGTTGGCCGGTATCCCTGTAAAAACTGGTGTACTCATCAGCGCTGTTATCGCCACCATAATATTTTCTTTGAAAGATGCCAGTAAAGCGCTGGACTGGTTCACCAAAATACTTGGCGTTACCATGATCGGTATGATGATTTTTGTACTAAGCGGCGTTTCCATTCCCGGAACCGCGGTTTTGAAAGGATTTGTATTGCCTGAACAAACGAGCGCCAGGGCCATTGTTACATTGGTGGGCGGAACCGTAGGCGGTTACATCAGTTTCGCCGGAGCGCACCGCTTATTGGAAGCGGGTGTGAAGGGTGTATCCGCTGTTCCGGAAGTAACCCGGAGCAGTGTAAGGGGCATCCTGCTCGCCACAGTAATGCGCTGTTTGTTGTACCTGGTGGCTTTGGGTGTGGTGCTGGCCGGTGCGAACCTGGAGGGCGGGGCCAATCCCGCTGCCATGGTATTCCAGTTTGCGATGGGGGATGCCGGCAGGATGATTTTCGGTTTTATCCTTTGGGCCGCGGCCATTACTTCTGTTGTGGGATGCGCTTATACCTCCATCAGTTTTCTCCGCTCTGTTCACCCGGTAATCGACAAGAGTTATCGTACTATAACATTGGTATTCATTTGGTTGTCTGCGCTTGCCTTTATTTTTATCGGAAACCCGGTTCAGGTATTGGTTTGGGCGGGCACCATGAACGGATTCATTCTTCCGGTAGCGGTGGCCCTGCTCTTAATTGGCGTGCACCAAGGTAAAGTGCTCCCGGCAAATTATAAGTATCCCAACTGGCTCCTGTACGCGGGCTGGACCCTGGTCGCCTTTCTCACCTGGATGATCATTCAGATTTTAGCGGGTTAA
- a CDS encoding 5-oxoprolinase subunit PxpA encodes MQVDINCDMGEGMPNDAALMPYIHSANIACGRHAGSLELMEHTMRLCHAFQVNIGAHPGFDDKEHFGRKEMRLERNELYELFYRQVKEAFEMAVKLGLKLHHVKPHGALYNMAAENREMAATLAEATMQVDPDLVFYGLSGSCMIAAAEAVGLRTANEVFADRNYSSNGKLLPRSHPNAVINEPEAALIHARSMIFSKEIHTSEGTIISVEADTLCLHGDHPAALDIARALHSSLINPS; translated from the coding sequence ATGCAGGTAGACATCAATTGCGATATGGGCGAAGGAATGCCCAACGATGCCGCGCTCATGCCCTATATTCATTCCGCCAATATCGCCTGTGGCCGCCATGCCGGGAGCCTGGAGCTGATGGAACATACCATGCGGCTTTGCCACGCTTTCCAGGTAAACATCGGGGCGCATCCTGGTTTCGATGACAAGGAGCATTTTGGCAGAAAAGAAATGAGACTTGAAAGAAACGAACTGTACGAATTGTTTTACCGCCAGGTTAAAGAAGCTTTTGAAATGGCCGTGAAACTTGGTTTGAAACTGCACCACGTAAAACCGCACGGCGCGCTGTACAATATGGCCGCGGAGAACAGGGAAATGGCCGCAACGCTTGCTGAAGCAACCATGCAGGTTGATCCCGATCTTGTTTTCTATGGACTTAGCGGCAGTTGTATGATAGCTGCAGCGGAAGCTGTGGGATTAAGAACCGCCAATGAAGTATTCGCAGACAGGAATTATTCATCAAACGGGAAATTGCTGCCGAGGTCACACCCCAATGCGGTCATCAATGAGCCGGAGGCGGCGCTTATACATGCGCGTAGTATGATTTTCAGCAAAGAAATTCATACATCCGAAGGAACAATAATTTCGGTGGAAGCCGATACGCTTTGTCTCCATGGTGACCATCCCGCTGCGCTGGACATTGCTCGCGCTTTACATTCATCTCTAATAAATCCTTCCTGA
- a CDS encoding biotin-dependent carboxyltransferase family protein, producing the protein MSIKVIRQGVLDTLQDTGRYGFQHWGINPGGAVDRYAARVVNLLVGNPMNETVIEMHFPSGQFLFEKDALIAIGGAEWQPFLNDRPLPVWQPVIVRRNTILQFRGGGSGMRGYLAIAGGIEAESWLGSTGTGLSIGKGGFRGRKLQNGDAIIFKECEIDWQTWVHDDHLLQTLPWKANVAPVYHNPNTLFFTRGKEWDTLTETSRYAVSSQGFMVKPASDRMGYQLQGPALKRVYEEELISSAVTSGTIQLLPSGQLIILAADHQTTGGYPRVGHIISAHLPKLAQLKPGQFVRFHTAELSVAEKLCYAMEQELHILQAATDAHLKQYKCR; encoded by the coding sequence ATGAGCATTAAAGTGATCAGACAAGGCGTGCTGGATACGCTGCAGGATACCGGGAGGTACGGCTTTCAGCATTGGGGCATCAATCCCGGGGGCGCCGTGGACCGCTACGCGGCACGGGTAGTGAACCTGCTGGTAGGGAATCCCATGAATGAAACGGTGATCGAAATGCACTTTCCTTCCGGCCAGTTCCTTTTTGAGAAAGATGCGCTCATCGCCATTGGTGGCGCGGAATGGCAACCCTTCCTCAACGACCGCCCACTGCCAGTGTGGCAACCCGTTATCGTGCGGCGAAATACCATTCTTCAGTTCAGGGGCGGCGGCTCCGGCATGCGTGGTTATCTTGCGATCGCCGGCGGCATTGAAGCCGAAAGCTGGCTCGGCAGTACCGGAACGGGTTTGAGCATTGGCAAAGGAGGTTTCAGGGGCCGCAAGTTGCAAAACGGAGATGCGATCATTTTCAAAGAATGTGAAATCGACTGGCAAACCTGGGTACACGATGATCATCTGCTCCAAACCCTCCCCTGGAAGGCCAATGTGGCACCCGTGTACCACAACCCGAATACACTTTTCTTCACGCGGGGAAAAGAATGGGATACGTTAACCGAAACATCGCGCTATGCCGTATCCTCACAGGGTTTTATGGTAAAACCAGCATCCGATAGAATGGGGTACCAGTTACAGGGACCCGCACTGAAAAGAGTATACGAGGAAGAGTTGATTTCTTCCGCCGTTACTTCGGGCACCATCCAACTGCTGCCTTCGGGACAACTCATTATTCTCGCCGCCGATCATCAGACCACCGGAGGATACCCAAGGGTTGGACATATCATCAGCGCGCATCTTCCCAAACTTGCACAGCTTAAACCCGGACAGTTTGTTCGTTTCCATACCGCTGAACTGTCTGTGGCAGAAAAACTCTGTTATGCCATGGAGCAGGAACTGCACATCCTTCAGGCCGCGACAGACGCGCATCTTAAACAATACAAATGCAGGTAG